The following nucleotide sequence is from Psychroflexus torquis ATCC 700755.
ATTCGTAAACGAAGCTAGCAGTTTACCATAGCGGTCATAGATCTCCAGCTGAATATTCTGTTGATTGGTTCCGGATAAACCGCTTATTTTCCAAATATCGTTAATGCCATCTCCATTGGGCGTAAAAAACTCCATAATTCCCAGTACACTCACCGTTTTTTGGGAGACTCCGCAGCCCAATTTATCGCGAACAAAAACAGTATAAATTCCAGGATTCAAGTTTTTGAATCTATTGGATTCTTGAAAGTTGATCGGTTCATTTAATGCATACTCATAGATACCTAAACTAGAACGATTAATAGTAATTTCAATAAATTTATTATCCCTTGAAGAATCTTCTACATTCACCTCAAAATCAGCGATATTGGACTCGATAACTTCAAAGGTTTTAAAGACAGAACAACTAGAATTAGGTTCTTTTATTTCAACGCTATAGAGTTCAGCTTGGTTAACTCCTAAATTTTGAGATATTTCTCCTGTAGACCATGAAAACTCATAGTTTGATGAATTTTCATCACCATTTAAGGCATCGAGGACAATTGGATTTGGGAAATCTTCAATACAATAAATAACCAACTCATCGTCCAAATTAACATCAGGAAACTCTTGGATAGTCAGATCGACCTCTACTATAGATGTGCAAATACCAAAAGTGATCACTTTAACAAATAGAGATTCTAATCCTTCGTTATTTATAAAGCTAGGAGATGTAGGTATCGGGTTATTTTCTAAATCAGCATCTTGAAAGTTTCTATAAAAAATCAAGTTGATCTCATTAGGGTTCACTTGAGTATCATTAGCGAGAATAGTATTGATTTCAGTTAAATCAAAACTAGCAAATTCCTCTTGGACTTTTTTACAAGCAATAAGCTCTGTGTTATTGTATTTTGGACCTTTATTGAAGGTGACTCGAGCTACACCTATTAAAGGACATTCGCCAGTATTCAGGTCTACTTCTAGACTATAATTTTCTTGAAGAGGAAAATTTGAACTTGTAGGTATACTTATCTCTAAAAAATATTTAGTCTCCCCAAATAAAATGTCGCCTTCCTTCTTCCAGACATAACTAGCCCCAGGTCTATCTTCATAGATCAGCGTATAGGAGTATTTGTCGCAAAGGCTTACTTCTTCTATGACTTCATCTGTGGTAGTATCAACAATAGGAATCCGTTTATTGAAAAGCGATTGGATAAAAGGAGGGAGTCCGAAAGTAGCAATTCTGCCATTAAGAGAAATCGCTCCTTGAGAGGCGCTTTGGCTATAGTTGCTAGCGGTACCAAGTTCGTTTGGATTGGTGATGACTCCTAAAGTAGAAGTACTTCTTAAAGAATGATAAATTTTACCATCAGGTCCTAGTTGAAGTGCCGTCCTAGTCACACTTAAGTTGGTGATGGATGTGATAGAACTTGGAATATCCGTAGAATTTAAATCCCATTGATAAATTTTATTGGATGTATCATCTACCGTGGCATAGGCTTTTGTTCCATCTTGGGAAAATTCTACTCCGTAAGCATTCACTCCAGCAATCAATTCAAGTGGGTTTGTAACAGCTCCAGTTAAATTATCAAAATCATAAATATAGACATTACCATCACCAAAGTCGCCATTCCCATCGATAGGGTTGAAGTTTGTGGTGTTATGAGCGATAAGTAATTTGTCTCCAAGAGGAGAGGCTTTTAAGTAACCTATAGCCGCTCTGCGATAATTAGTAACCTCTAGGAGAGGCGGGACTAATGAAATCATGGGGGTCTCATCTATCCCAGTTT
It contains:
- a CDS encoding T9SS type B sorting domain-containing protein; translated protein: MNKVIFSIFLLSFWGALAQGEANNWYFGSQAGITFNTNPPSALTNGQLITNEGCSSISDANGNLLMYTDGRTIWNRNHQIMSNADYFNGTGLNGDPSSTSSGLIVPHPTNPDLYFVFTIDEPHHENANAYPNQGPANSNGNSIPLYTDTNQGVPETDDGFNNGLNYSIVDLSLDGGLGNVILSERNKKLITYDVIDSEQIKYKASEKITAVRGSDCNSVWVITHFRNKFYAFFIDQTGIDETPMISLVPPLLEVTNYRRAAIGYLKASPLGDKLLIAHNTTNFNPIDGNGDFGDGNVYIYDFDNLTGAVTNPLELIAGVNAYGVEFSQDGTKAYATVDDTSNKIYQWDLNSTDIPSSITSITNLSVTRTALQLGPDGKIYHSLRSTSTLGVITNPNELGTASNYSQSASQGAISLNGRIATFGLPPFIQSLFNKRIPIVDTTTDEVIEEVSLCDKYSYTLIYEDRPGASYVWKKEGDILFGETKYFLEISIPTSSNFPLQENYSLEVDLNTGECPLIGVARVTFNKGPKYNNTELIACKKVQEEFASFDLTEINTILANDTQVNPNEINLIFYRNFQDADLENNPIPTSPSFINNEGLESLFVKVITFGICTSIVEVDLTIQEFPDVNLDDELVIYCIEDFPNPIVLDALNGDENSSNYEFSWSTGEISQNLGVNQAELYSVEIKEPNSSCSVFKTFEVIESNIADFEVNVEDSSRDNKFIEITINRSSLGIYEYALNEPINFQESNRFKNLNPGIYTVFVRDKLGCGVSQKTVSVLGIMEFFTPNGDGINDIWKISGLSGTNQQNIQLEIYDRYGKLLASFTNQDRGWDGTYTGENMPTDDYWFRIQFSDGRVETGNFTLKR